Proteins co-encoded in one Kutzneria chonburiensis genomic window:
- a CDS encoding HNH endonuclease signature motif containing protein: MLDVGRARRTIPGPIRKALIQRDKGCAFPGCDRRPRQCHGHHAVHWADGGVTALDNLVLLCGEHHRVVHHGNWGVRIEDNVPVFDDLLKASCARPRPGAGNAA, translated from the coding sequence GTGCTGGATGTGGGGCGGGCCCGGCGGACGATCCCGGGGCCGATCAGGAAGGCGTTGATACAGCGGGACAAGGGGTGTGCGTTTCCGGGGTGTGATCGCCGGCCGCGTCAGTGTCACGGGCATCATGCGGTGCACTGGGCTGATGGTGGGGTGACCGCGTTGGACAATCTGGTGTTGCTGTGTGGTGAGCATCATCGGGTGGTGCATCACGGGAACTGGGGAGTACGGATCGAGGACAACGTGCCGGTGTTCGACGACCTGCTGAAGGCTAGTTGTGCAAGGCCTCGGCCAGGGGCAGGAAATGCCGCATGA
- a CDS encoding DUF222 domain-containing protein, translating to MEEGWGKSVEDELWKYGEGELWEVGGEIEERRRRDYARQVGVVAELWSRTPGAKDDRRAMVTDLMRRWKLTRGQGRELLRHAELFRSRQIREAAGAGVLSRLHLNVIGKTLDEAPEVDRDKVEAVLLENAVEFDGARLKAIGLRILQLLDQDGKAPDDRELARPERELSVETRRDGSVVIRGRIDAEAGAGLEALLSPLAKPTSGKDSRTLVERQGDALVEIIGMAAASEDLPVEGGERPHLALTMSMAEFEQRKATARIEGGGVLNVHSVRRIGCDSKVMRVILGRGRRCWMWGGPGGRSRGRSGRR from the coding sequence ATGGAAGAGGGCTGGGGGAAGTCTGTGGAAGACGAGTTGTGGAAGTATGGGGAGGGGGAGTTGTGGGAGGTGGGTGGGGAGATTGAAGAGCGGCGTAGGAGGGATTATGCGCGGCAGGTGGGGGTGGTGGCGGAGTTGTGGTCGCGGACGCCGGGGGCGAAGGACGATCGCCGGGCGATGGTGACGGATCTGATGCGGCGGTGGAAGCTCACGCGGGGGCAGGGGCGGGAGCTGTTGCGGCATGCGGAGTTGTTTCGTAGCAGGCAGATCAGGGAAGCGGCGGGGGCGGGGGTGCTGAGTCGGCTGCATCTGAACGTGATCGGGAAGACTCTGGATGAGGCGCCGGAGGTCGATCGGGACAAGGTTGAGGCGGTGTTGCTGGAGAACGCGGTGGAGTTTGACGGGGCGCGGTTGAAGGCGATCGGGCTGCGCATCTTGCAGTTGTTGGATCAGGACGGGAAAGCGCCGGATGATCGGGAGTTGGCGCGGCCTGAGCGGGAGTTGTCTGTGGAGACGCGCCGGGATGGGTCGGTGGTGATCAGGGGGCGGATTGATGCGGAGGCGGGGGCGGGGTTGGAGGCGTTGCTGAGTCCGTTGGCGAAGCCGACGTCGGGCAAGGACTCGCGTACGTTGGTGGAGCGGCAGGGGGATGCGTTGGTGGAGATCATCGGGATGGCGGCGGCGAGTGAGGATCTGCCGGTGGAGGGTGGGGAGCGGCCGCATCTGGCGTTGACGATGTCGATGGCGGAGTTCGAGCAGCGGAAGGCGACCGCGCGGATTGAGGGTGGGGGTGTGCTGAATGTGCATTCGGTGCGCAGGATTGGGTGTGACAGCAAGGTGATGCGGGTGATCTTGGGGCGAGGTCGGAGGTGCTGGATGTGGGGCGGGCCCGGCGGACGATCCCGGGGCCGATCAGGAAGGCGTTGA
- a CDS encoding phosphotransferase family protein — protein MDSDLLARWCVEHLGSGPAKELFRSGHLSAVMGLRLDDGREVVVKVRPDSPRLAACVEVQRRMFEAGYPCPEPLTGVERLGGDMATAERYVPGGAVLPGGKDASVAFAEAFVGLMELAPRPEEVGTLNPPPEWMDWNHCGEGLWPKPDLDGVAGAEWIDEAGRRARERLRADEGAAVIGHCDWLAGNVRWNEGELLVVHDWDSVAAESEAVLVGCAAALHSTVDPEELATVEETERFLVAYGRARGRELDENERRRAWAAGVWTRAFDAKCQHAMGQRITALSEGEARERLKRA, from the coding sequence GTGGATTCTGACCTGCTGGCCCGGTGGTGTGTGGAGCATCTGGGGAGTGGGCCGGCGAAGGAGCTCTTCAGGTCGGGGCATCTGTCGGCGGTGATGGGGCTGCGGCTGGATGACGGGCGGGAGGTGGTGGTCAAGGTACGCCCGGACTCGCCGCGCCTGGCGGCATGTGTGGAAGTTCAACGCCGTATGTTCGAAGCGGGCTACCCGTGCCCGGAGCCGCTGACGGGCGTGGAGAGGCTGGGCGGCGACATGGCGACGGCGGAAAGGTACGTGCCGGGCGGGGCGGTGCTGCCGGGCGGGAAAGACGCGTCGGTGGCATTTGCGGAAGCGTTTGTGGGGCTGATGGAGCTTGCGCCGAGGCCGGAAGAGGTAGGAACGCTCAACCCGCCACCGGAGTGGATGGACTGGAATCACTGCGGGGAAGGACTGTGGCCCAAGCCCGACCTGGACGGCGTGGCGGGAGCGGAGTGGATCGACGAAGCGGGGCGGAGGGCCCGGGAAAGGCTGCGGGCGGACGAAGGCGCGGCGGTGATCGGGCATTGCGACTGGCTGGCGGGCAACGTGCGCTGGAATGAAGGCGAACTGCTGGTGGTGCACGACTGGGACAGCGTGGCGGCGGAGAGCGAAGCGGTCCTGGTGGGGTGTGCGGCGGCGCTGCATTCGACGGTCGACCCCGAAGAACTGGCCACGGTGGAAGAGACGGAACGGTTCCTCGTGGCGTACGGCCGGGCGCGGGGACGGGAGCTCGACGAGAACGAAAGAAGAAGGGCGTGGGCGGCGGGGGTCTGGACGAGGGCCTTCG